A region of the Amycolatopsis sp. cg13 genome:
CCCACCAGGGTGAGCGCGCTGACCACTGCGGTGGCCAGGCCGGTCTGCAGGAACGTGGACAGCGCGTCGACATCCGTGGTCATCCGGGTCATGATCTTGCCGGACAGTTCGCGCTCGTAATAGTCCAGGCCAAGCCGTTGCAGGTGTGCGTAACTGCGCACGCGCAGCGAGTACAGCACCGTCTCGCCGACGCGCGCGGTGAGCCGGGTTTGCCAGCGCACCACGAACCAGTCGGCGGCCACCACGAGTGCGCCGATTCCGGCCAGCAGCCACACCACGCTCGCCACCCCGGGCAGTACGCCGTGGTCGACCCCGCGTTGATACAGCGCGGGCAGCGCGAGCGAGGCCAGTGCGTCGGCTGCGACCAGGCCGACCACTCCGGCGAGCGGCCACCGCACCGGACGCAGGATCCGGGACAGCCGGAAGCCGGGATCCGGAGCCGTGACGTCCACATCGGACAGTCGTGGGCGGTCAGTAGCCGGGGGCAGCCGGCGGACGCCTTCCAGCAGCTCCGGCGTCGGTGGCACGTCCGCGCCGCCGCTGCCCGCGAATCCGCTTCCGCCGCCTGGTGTTCCGCCGCGGGACCGCGCGGCTTCGGCGAGAGCGTCGACTTCATCGCGTTCGTCGTGCGGCCACAGGACTGCGGTGGTGCCGTCCGCGCCGGGCTCAAGCTTGTCGCAGCGGTGCGGTTTTTCGACGTCGTCGCCCGGTCCGGCGACCAGTTCGCGGAACAGCGCGCACCGCGCCAGCAACTCCTCTTCGGTGCCGATGTCGACCACTCGGCCTTGGTCCATCACCGCGATCCGGTCGGCCAGTTGCAGCGTGGAGCGTCGGTGCGCGATGAGCAGCGTGGTGCGCTCGGCGGTGACCGCGCGCAGCGTGTCGTGGATCGCGGCTTCGGTGACGGTGTCGATCGCCGACGTCGCGTCGTCCAGGATCAGCACGCGCGGGTCAGTGAGCAGCGCACGGGCGAGCCCGAGACGTTGCCGTTGCCCGCCGGACAGCGTGAGACCGCGCTCGCCGACCTCGGTGGCGTACCCGTCTGGCAGCGCGCGGATGAACTCGTCCGCCTCCGCCGCGCGGGCGGCCGCGAAGACCTCCTCGTCGCTCGCGTCCGGGCGGCCGTAAGCGATGTTGTCCCGCACTGACGTGGAGAACAGGAACGCTTCCTCGAAGACCACGCCGATCGCCTGCCGCAGGTCTTTCAGCGGCACGTCGCGCACATCCAGCCCGCCGACCCGCACCGAACCCGAATGCACGTCGTAAAACCGGGGCAGCAGCATGGAAATCGTGGACTTGCCGGACCCGGCCGTGCCTACCAGTGCGAGCGTTTCGCCGGGGCGCGCTTCCAAGGTGAGCCCATCAAGCACAGGGTCGCTGCGGGTGTAGCCGAACTTCACGTCGTTCAGTTCCACGCCCAGCGTGCCGGGCGGAAGCGGCCGCGCGTCGGGGCTGTCGGTGACCTCCGGCTGCGCGTCGATCAGCTCGTAGACCCGCTCCGCGCCAGCGCGCGTGAGCTGCGCCTGCACAACCAGGCCGGACAAGAACCGCGCCGGGCCGATCAACGCCGCGAGATAGGTGGCGAACGCGAGGAACGTGCCCAGGCTGATCTGCCCGTTCAGCGCCAGCATGCCGCCGATCGCCAGCACCGCGACCTGACCCGCGGCAGGCAGTGCCGACGTGGTCGCTGTCGGCAACGCGGACAGCTTCGCCGCGCGCAGCCGTTCCGCGAAAAGCTTTCGTGCCGTGCGCTCCAGCCGGGCGACCTCGCGCGCCTCCTGCCCGAAACCCTTCACCACGCGCACGCCGGTGACGGTTTCCTCGACGTGCTGCGCGACATCCGCCGCGCGCTGCTGCGCCGACCAGGTCGCCGGGAACAACCGCCGCCTGCTCAGCGCCACGACGATCCCGACCGCGGGCGCGACCACCAGCGCGATGAGCGTGAGCAGCGGCGACATCCACAGCATCGCGCCCAGTGCGAGC
Encoded here:
- a CDS encoding ABC transporter ATP-binding protein, which encodes MTTTATPARQDRPLAETAPRPVGWVRRLSAACWEHRGVVVLAMTAAILSVGVQAASPLLVRSAVDDAVAGHTSQLAGLAVGLVALQIVAFGSAFLRRYVGGRLALDVQHDLRNRVFGAVSRLDGGKQDALRTGQVVSRAISDLQLVTGLLMQVPLSAGSVIFAVLALGAMLWMSPLLTLIALVVAPAVGIVVALSRRRLFPATWSAQQRAADVAQHVEETVTGVRVVKGFGQEAREVARLERTARKLFAERLRAAKLSALPTATTSALPAAGQVAVLAIGGMLALNGQISLGTFLAFATYLAALIGPARFLSGLVVQAQLTRAGAERVYELIDAQPEVTDSPDARPLPPGTLGVELNDVKFGYTRSDPVLDGLTLEARPGETLALVGTAGSGKSTISMLLPRFYDVHSGSVRVGGLDVRDVPLKDLRQAIGVVFEEAFLFSTSVRDNIAYGRPDASDEEVFAAARAAEADEFIRALPDGYATEVGERGLTLSGGQRQRLGLARALLTDPRVLILDDATSAIDTVTEAAIHDTLRAVTAERTTLLIAHRRSTLQLADRIAVMDQGRVVDIGTEEELLARCALFRELVAGPGDDVEKPHRCDKLEPGADGTTAVLWPHDERDEVDALAEAARSRGGTPGGGSGFAGSGGADVPPTPELLEGVRRLPPATDRPRLSDVDVTAPDPGFRLSRILRPVRWPLAGVVGLVAADALASLALPALYQRGVDHGVLPGVASVVWLLAGIGALVVAADWFVVRWQTRLTARVGETVLYSLRVRSYAHLQRLGLDYYERELSGKIMTRMTTDVDALSTFLQTGLATAVVSALTLVGITVALLVTDAALAVYALAMLPILLVATFVFRRVASRAYSEAREKVSVVNADMQENVSGLRVAQAYTREERSAAVFASRSDDYRRSRLRAQRYIATYFPLVSLLSDLATTTVLVVGAHRVAGGTLEAGVLLGFLLYLQQFFSPIQQLSSVFDGYQQARVGLSRIGDLLRTPTSVPAAEHPVELPARLSGEVRFKDVDFAYTGTEKPALENLTLDVAAGETVALVGATGAGKSTAVKLVARYYDATGGAVLIDGVDVREYDLPALRARMGVVPQEAHLFSGTVADNVRYGRPEATDAEVEAAVRSVGALDGVAALPAGFRQPVGERGRSLSAGQRQLVALARAELVDPDVLLLDEATAALDPATEATVLRATEHLARRRTTFVVAHRLATAAKADRIVVLDHGRIVEQGTHAELVAADGHYARLWALG